In Pongo pygmaeus isolate AG05252 chromosome 19, NHGRI_mPonPyg2-v2.0_pri, whole genome shotgun sequence, the genomic stretch TTCCGAACTTAATACACGTGTGcatcatgcacacacatgcagatgcacatgtacacacacacgcatgcacatacGCAGACACCCTGAGGACATAGGGTCCTCTGCAGGGAAGGCCCGAAGGTGTGCACATTTGGAGGTTGTAATGATCTCACAGGAAGGCTGTACCTCACATAGAAAAGCCCCTCTTAAATATTGGCAGCCCACCATGTGTCAGGAACGTTCATGGCGCCAAGACcacagggagggaaagagagatgcTTGCAGAGCAGAAGGACCAGGAAGTGGGGACCACCACGGGGACCTGCAGCCTGGGACCCCCGAGGAGGGTGGCAGAAACCTTGGCCGGGTGAGAGAGCCGGCAGCCCCTGCCCGCCTGTGCCCACGTTGCCTCCAGGCTCCCCTTGCTGGCTGGGCCCCCAAGATGTGAGTGCATGGCCACGGGCTGGAACTTTCTACCCAGGTCCTCTGCCTCCTTCATATTTGCAGGGACCCTTGCTAATGCCAAGCCCCTCTGTGGAGAGAGAGGGATATCAGGCCCCACTCTGCAGGTGCAGACACTGAGGGCCAAGGCGACTGAATGAAACATCCAGAACCATAGccccctgccctcctgccctgTCCCTGTCCCCCGCCAGGCCCACCCCTAAATGACAAGTCCCAGTGCTGTCTAGCGGGCTGGCCCGAGCCTGCGCTGGGAGCTGCAGCAGGCTGGGGCAAGTATTTTTGGGTGAGAGATGGCTTTgaaaacagtttgaaaaacaaaagaaaaagcgtAGAAATAAACTTTATGCCAGCCTGTCTGGTCCCAAGGCCTCAGAAGCTGTGGGTGCTGCCTCCTGGTGGTAAGGCCTGCAAACTGCACCTCTGGGACCCTTCCCCCTGGACTTGATTTTCAGACAAGGCTAGAGaatgagcctttttttttctttttctttttcttttttcttttttcttttttttttgacaaaagcTTGTGACTAGGCCCATTTGTTTCCGGAAACAGCAGACGGTGAGCCGCAGGGCAGGGCCTCTCCATGCCGTGGATTCCCGCCTGTCCTTTCTCATATAATCTCAAGTGAGGCTTATTTACAGCTCCTTGTCTGCCTTCCACCGGGGTGGCATTGGAGTGCCTGCCTGGCTATCCTTACCCCACATCTCTTGGGGATCGTTCCCTCTTAGGACACATGGCCTTGCCTCACTGGCTGGAGTGACTGTGTGGTATTCCCTCTCATGAGTGTGTCATGGTGCATTTAACCCTTCATCCCCTGCAGATGGAAGGTTAGGCTGGATCCAGTCTTTTGCAACCTGAACAATGTTGGAGAGATACCATTTGTGTGCTGGGGGAGACGCAGCCCTAGAAGTGAAGCTGATGCAGCAAGGGGAGCCAGGGAGGCACATTGTAAATGGTGGGGGGTCGTTCCAAATGGCCCTCGAGAGTCCATTCCACCACGAATATGCGAGGTGCCTGtgttccctgccccacccccggCGTGACAGGTAGAaagtgatatttttcctaattctaATTTGCATTGATTTTCTTAGGCTAGGGATTTTGAATCACGTGTGTATCCTAAGGGCCAGGCAGGATCTATGTTTCATTTCCCACGGAAAGCCTCAGATCACTGGCCTGGGCAGAGAGGAATGAGAAGCTGGGGCACCTTCTTCATGTCCTCAAGAGCAGCGAGTCTTTGTTCTGGTCATTCAAACTCAGTGCCCTAAAAATGACCATTATGTGACCTTGCATGGCTCTGTGGGGCGGCGGGGCTCAGCTGGGTGGGTCTTCTGCTGCTCTTGCTTGGGGCCTCTCGAGCAGATGGTCCTGGGGATGGAGCCATTGGAGGCTTGGCTCTGATGCTGCGATGGTCGGGGCTCGCTTCTCCTGCAGGTGATCTCAGGGCCTATCCCTCTCCATGGGGCCTCTCCACCTGGACGACTTGAGCGGTTCTCAAAGCTCCCAAGGGAGCAAACACCGAGGCTGTCAGGCCTTCTTGAGGTGGAGGCCCAGAGTGGCACAGCCTCACCCCCACGGCACTCTCCTGGAATGAGTCTCAGATAGTCCACAAGGGCGTGATGTTGGCTGACCGTActctgggcatggtggatcagcTGCTGGACGGTGAGAGGCACCCCCTGCAGGGTAGGTGGACAGCTGCCCCCAGGGCCTTACACGGCAAGGCCAGGGGACGGCCACCCTGGCCGGTGATCCCGACTTCCAAGCAAGGCGCCTTCCTTGCATCCCGGCTTGTTTGGAGCCTCGAGGACATCCCTACTGAGGGTCCCACAGGAGCCTGGGTCTGGACAGGGACCCTCTCACCTCAAGTCAGACGCCTTTCATCCCCAACAGCAGAGGGACTGATACCTCCCCCTGGCCACCCTCTGTCGCCCGAAGCCAGCCCTGACTTTGTGCAGGCGCCACTCACCTTCCTGAGGGTCCTCCCGCCTCCCAGCTGGCTGTGCTCCCAGCCACCCTCCCTGCACATGAATGGGCCAACGAAGCCCAGATAGCAATGTCGGCCCATCACATGTCCCCCAGCCTGACCCCATATCCAGCATCCCAGCACCCACCCTGTTCTCCCTGCTGgcacccacctgcctcagccctgctTCATGGTGTCAGAGGCAGGCCTATCCTCCTGGCACCTCGACCCAGGAAGCCGCTGGGCAGCTCCTCCAGCCAGGGCCCTCCTCCCCCGGGCTGAGGCTGTGTGGTGGGGTCAccggatgggagggagggaggccttGGGGCCCGGGGTCCCTAGCCATTACCCAGCAATTCCAGCTGATGCCTCCACATCTTTGGAGTTGGGTCTGATTGGTGATGGGTCGGGGGCTTCTCAGTGTTCTACAGCCCAAATACTGCCCAGCTCCAGAGGCTCCTATCGTACCAGGAGCAGTTGTTGCATAAGTCCTTCCTGAAGATCATGAGACACCTGGCGAGTGAATGACACCCTGTGTCCCATGGGCCAGGGGAGACTCAAGCCCCTCATGGGGCTGGCAAGAGGCCGAGTCCCAGCCATGGCCTGACTTGGGATGGGGATTCTCCATGAGTTGgaagtttccttttcctgcccCAGAGGATCCAGAGGTACTGGGACCAGGGCTGAGCTCTGGCTAAGCAGGGCTAAGGGAAGTGTGTCCACCGGGCGTCGTGCATGGACGTGTTGGGAGACCCCTGTCCACCACCCAGGGTTCTGCCTCTTGAGGAAGGGTCTGCAGAGGGGCCTGAAAAGGAGGATTGCAGGGCAGCTCAGGAGGCCCTGAGTACCTCTGCCCCTCCCTGCAGGGCAAGGAAGGACTGTGCATTGAGGGTTTCATGCTGCGGTGGCTCCTCCGGTGTTTCATTGATGGGGTAAGGAGGCACAGGGAGACCCCAGCCCATGGACATAGTGCCCAGCTGCCCCAGCTCAGGGGTCCAGCTCCACCAGGAGGACTCGGCTCACCCCCAGCCCGTAGGAGGCACAGGCAGGTCCCTGCGTGACACACAAACCAGGCCCTGCTTGAGAGGGTGTATCCCACGGCAGAGGCCAGGGCTCAGGCCCAGCCTTATGGGCAGACTGGACCAGGACCCGACTTGGGAGGGCCCAAGGAAGCCCCAAGTCCTCAAGAAGCCCCTCCTTCCAGAAGCAACAGCGCTGCTGAGGTGGGTCCCCCATGAGGAGCTGCAGGACCTTGTCTGACCCTGCTTTATAGGGGGCTCTGATCCCATGGAGAGGGGTTCCCAGCACTCCAGGAGACTGAAACCCCAGGCGGCCCTGCTCAGGCCTCTGACCCCAGCCCAGAAAGGCAGGTCCTCCCACAATTCCTGTCCCCACAAAATCCTTCGGGCTCACCCTGCAATTGTGGGATGTGCTCATCTTGGAGGGCGAGCGGATACTGTCGGCCGTGGCGCGTGCATCATTCAGAATACACAGGGCCCGAGGGTGCCTGGGGAATATGCAGGACAGACCCTGGCTGGCCTGAGGGAAGTGTCCTTACACTGTCCCTGTGACTCTCTGCTCTGTCTTGAAGGGAGGGTCTGGCCTGGTGGGCTGGGCAAGGCACGATGACACTGAGCCCACTCCCGACATGACCCAGATGAAAGTCAGGAGTGTGGTGAGCACTTCCTACCCGCCCTTCCCCTGCTCTGGCCTCCTGTGCACAGCTGGACCCCGGGGTGGCCAAGGAAGACCAGGCACCACCCAGTGGGAGGTGGGCCTGGTAGAAATGGGGTGCAGGCACAGATCCCCCCAAGGGACCCCTCCTGGCCTGATACCCGCCCTGTCCCTAGAGCACCTCATGAAGCTTTCCTGGAGCACCATCTGGGAGTTTCAGGAGCGACTGATGAAGCTTTCCTGGAGCACCATCTGGGAGTTTCAGGAGCGACTGTTTCAGAGCTGGGCCCGGGAGGACAACGTGGTCCTCAGGAACCTTCAAAACTCCATGAAGGAACTCACAAGGAAACACTGGGACCTGCCACCCCCAGGTGGGCTCCAGCACCAAGTCCCCTCCCAAGTCACCCTCTGGGGCAGTCAATGGTGGGGAGTGCCCTGGCCCCACCCGTCCTCCTACCTGGCCTTCCTCCTgcacctctccttcctcctcttcctcctctactCTAAGGAAGTCAAATGGGTCTGCCGCTCCTCAGGGCAGGCGCTGAGTGCATGTGTGCTGGAAATGAGGTGCGGACAGGCAGTGGCTGTGGGCAGGACCCCCCAACTTTCCTCCCACCCCTTTCCACATTGTCCCCATCGCCCCCTCAAAGGGCCCTGAAGGGCACTGGGGCAGTCAGATCCAGGTGTTGaagcccccacccctgcctccaaGCAGCAGGATCCCTCATTCTTGAGTACCCCTCCAAGGCTGTCAAGACAGCAAGCCAGGGAGACAAGAGAGAATCAGTGTCCCTGACCCAGGGAGGATTCAGGCAGAGGGCACAGGGGGAAGCCCTGACCCAGAGCCAGAACCAAGAGTTCAGCCGGGCGTGGGATTTGTCCGGCCCTGGCATGGGGTGGACGGCCTGGAGGGCAGAGGGAAACCCGTGCCCATTCACTTCTCACCCACTGTGGAGACAGACCCCATGTGAGGTGGCAAGGGGACTGGGTGACAGCGAAGGTCTCTTTCACCTAAGGTCTGAGTCAGGGCTGCTGAACAGCTCTGAGGTGAGGGTGTGAGGCAGGAAGCCCTGAGCCAGCCTGAAGCCTGGGAGCCGTTTCAGGACCGACCTGAGGTTCCCTGAAAGCTCCCCCaccccaggctgcacacagcCCTCACCCTGGGATCAGCAGCCTGCAGAGGTGTCCTCAGTGTCAGGCCAGGGGAACACACGGGGACCCCAAGGACTCCAGAGGCCCAGGCCTGTGGGGCCCAGCCCTGGAGAGGCCCGATGGGCTCGGTGACCATGTGTTTTTTTCAGCAGAACTGAAGTGAGGGTCCTTGAGGGCGCCCCCTGGCATTGGACCCCTATGTGAGGGGTACAGActggccctccccaccccaccagctCAGCTCCAGGGACTCATGCCATCAGTCCCTCTGGGACAAAAGCCTTGTCCTCCCTGGCCTGATGGAGCTGTCCCCAAGGCTGAGGCCAAGGCCCAGCAGCAAAAGGAGGCTTCACCAGAACCCAGGGCAGCAAGCCCCTCTGTGAGGGGCCCAGAGGCTCAAGATGAGGCCAGCCTGTCGCCCAGTGAGGTCAGGCCTTGCACATGAAAATGCCTGTGCTGGAACTCTATGCCACAGCTCCCAACAGACCTGGATGTTGGGAGTCCATGGTTCCCTAACTGCAATTTTGAACAGGGCTACCGGGCCCGTCACTTCAACATCTTACCTGGGGCAGCTCTGGAACCACAGGACAGGCCCAGCCCAGCAAGCCCACTGGGACCCCGACACCAGGCCCTGTCTGGGCTTATGACAGGATGCAGGTCGAGAGACACCCCAGCAGCAAGGTGGCACCTCCCTGCAACCCCCCTCAGTagaagaacttggaatggaaggagcCCAGACGGCAAACGCCCAGCTGCCTTCAGCCCCAGACGGCTGCCGGACCTTGGTTTTTACTGCTGTTTTATTGTTTGGCCTTTGGGCCTTGGAAAATCCATTTAGTGGGGAACTTGGTCCCATCAAGGCCTCTGGAGAGTAGGCTGACCATGGGGGTCCTGCAGCCCCAGccagccagcctcagcctcaggccAGGGAGCCACACGGGGACCCCAGGACTCCAGAGCCCCAGGGCTGTGGGCCCAGCCCTGGAGAGGACCCTGAGGCCTCTGACCCCACCTGTGGGTCAGAGCCTGTCCCCCAGGGCCTGAGTCCCAGGCCCAGAGGGACCTGGCTTCAACCCAAGTTGTCCTAGAACAGGGGCATCGCAGGCCTCCAGGTGACCACACAGGGGACCAGGGCACTGCAAGCCCTGATGCTGTAAGGATTCACATCAGAGAACCTGAGCAAGCCAGGCCAGAGACGCTGAGCACTTGCAGTGATGACGATGTGGAGGGATGGCTCAAGGAGGTCAACAGCTGTGAACGCTGCTGCCTCTTCCCCGCCTCATCGCTGCAGTGCAGGCAGTCTGCACCCCAGAGCCTGGCCCAGCAGCACCCCGAATGCCCTAGTCCACTATGCCAACATGGCACCCGGAGGCTTCAAGGCCCTGTCTGCCGCACCACACGCCTCCTGGAGGCCTCGTCCTGCAGCCTAGCCCCTGCCGTAGCCACAGCAGGCACCACTGCCAAGCGCCTTCCAGCCGGGCTTCCCAGAGGACAGAAGCACCCTGCAGTCATTGCCTCAGCAGCTCAGACTGTGAAAATAGTTTCGTCCACATTCCCATGTTCCCACCAAAGAATCCCTGCAGAGGATGCTCTTGATCCTGAGGTGGGGAAAACAGCACACTAGGTGGATGGAGTCAGCTCCTTTCCCTGGTCACCATGATTGCTGGATGGCCCACAAACAAAGCAGCCATCAGACAGGCATGGGAGGGAAGAGGCTCATCATCCTGCTTGTTCCCTGACCAGGCCAACACCACTGCCGAGTGCCCCATCTGCTGATGAGAGACGTGATGTCCATCCCTGGACTGGCATCGTTTCCCAGGAGGACCGGCTGGCTACCTGTGGGCAGGGTGCCCAGTGTGGAGAGGGCTGAGATCGGCCTTCACTACAGGGAGCCCCTACCTGGACATAGACTTGCCAGCCCTGCCTGTTGCCATCACAGCAGCCCACATGGCATTGCTTGTGACCAGGGTACCTCATTCACAGTGAGGGACATGCAGCAGTGGCCCCTGACTAGGGAACTAACTGTTCTCGCTACGTCCCCCACCACCTGGAAGCAACTGGACTTACGATCGCTGTTATGCTGAAGTGGTGAGGTTGAATTTTATGCTTTCTACTGGAAGCCAGTGTATGGTGATGATTCTCCCACAACCAGGTGTAGTTCTGAGTGAAGGTGTGAAAGTGGACGATGTTCAGTGTTGCACCGCATGTCTCAAAGTTTTCCTCTGCCTGTCCTGGAGAAATGGAGCTTTGCTGGTTGGAAGGTCTTAGGACCCAGGAAGAGTGAAGCTTCCCCCAGGGGAACACAACAATGGTTCTATTTAATATGAGGAGACAGGACTAAGTCTGAAACCCCGGGGCATTCTCTGGTGTTCTTAAGTGTTTCCAAGTAAAGGAAGTCAAGTAACTTGCCACAAAGGTTTGCCACAGAAGCATCTGAAAAAGGAGGGGGCAGAACTATTCAGAACTCAGAGGCTTCAGAACCGAAGATGAGGCCGAGAAGACTCCTGACCCGCTGAGGGCAGGCGAAGTGTGTGGCGGCGGCTGGGAGAGGACGTTATAGAGGTCTGCCATGGCCTCGTGACCTGTCACAGAACCGCGCACTTGAATAGCTGTGCACATCTTTTCTCCACTGATGATAGTATTTCTTTGCATTTGCTACTCTCCACACAGGGAACTTGCTACAAAATGCACATAACCACAGCCCGAGTCTTGCAATCTGAGCCTGGCAAGGATTCAGCATGTCAAGGGCTTCAGGTCTGAAGGTCCATGGCTGTCCTGAATCCTGGATGTCACCTTCTTGCCCAAAAAAGGAGGGACGAAGCTGAAACAGCAGCAGGCCACTCACAGAAAGGGACGAAACGTTGAATGCGTGGCCTTCCTGACACCCAAACAAGACTTTGGGCACAAAGCCAGGCTGCAGCTTTGGCCACTGACTCAGGCCAGGAACGCCCCCATGCAGGCCGGTGTGCCCTggctgctcttctccctcctgccaccctctcTTCGGCTGCTTGTGTCAATAAAAGGAAAACCGGCCAGTTTTCAGAGAAAATGTAGCTTTATTATGACATAGGAGAGACTACAAAGCAttgggggggaggaggaggagtgacACAGCTCCTCAAAatgggaggggaaaggaaagagtaAACATCTTGGTAAATAAAGTCTCCAACCACAGCACAGtcattggaatttttttcttaatttttattttcaaacttacagtaaacaaaacaatcACTTAAATTGTCAAAAGAACAGCAATTTTACACAATGAAGAGCATACACACCAAGCCAAAATACAATAGCACTCAGGTCTATATGTTGCAGTGGTGCTGGCGCTGAAGGGAACGCCCAGGGAGGTTGCAGTGCTCACCAGGAAGCCCAGGTCCACGGAGGGAGCCCAGGTCCACGGAGGGAGCCCAGGTCCACAGAGGGCCCCGGGGCCGCAGGGAGGCGGCCCACACTCCCAGCACATCCCCTACCTCAAAGCACTCCCTTCAGGCATCTGAAGAGGGAAAGGCCATGTGTCTTCCTGGGAGGCACTGAAAGGCCAGCCAGCATCTCCAAAATGCAGGCCATTTTGACACTGCTGTGAATGTGTTGGGGTCACTGAGGGGGCCCCTTAGTGGTCAGATGCACTTTGTCACAATTTACACCTACATAGGGTGATTACTAGGCAACGGGAGGTTTCCTGAATTTCATAGCCAGATGGGGAGCTAAAAGGAGAGATTCCTGAACCCAACGTGTAAATATTTTGTTCTGACAAATTCACAAGAGCACATCAAACACAAGACCTAATGCAAGGGGCAGTGCCAGGGCCGCCGCCTCCTCCTGTGAGCAGCTCTTCAGCAGCAGCATCGAGTAACTGCTTAGAACGGCAATGCCACAGTGGAATAAGGGGGACTAACTTGGATACAAAAATTCAGAATAATGCCCACCAAGAATGCATGTGACTCCATCTCTCTTCCCAGTTCTAATGTTCTCAGAACAGCAGCCACCCCTGAATGCAAGTGGAGACCGGAAGGGGACTAGGGGTTAGCCGGCGGGAGGGGAGGCAGGGTCTGGCCAAACCCGGGCAGCTGCCAGAAAGGCCCAAGGCCCACACACTGCCTTCTGCACTCCGCAAGACACCCCAGTAAACCAGGGTGTCCCAAGGTGGCAAGCCTTCAGGAAGGCACTGCCCAGCTCACAATCCTGTGGGCCAACTTCAGTCAactctcctttccattagatTTGTTCCTGATTAAAAGACCGctcataggccgggcgcagtggctcacacctataatcccagcactttgggacactgaggtgggtggatcgcctgaggtcaggagtttgagaccaggatggtcaacatggtgaaaccccatctctactaaaaatacaaaaattagcccggcgtggtggcgcatgcctgtagtcccagctacttgggaggctgtggcacgagaactgcttaaacccagggggtggaggttgcagtgagccgagactgtgccactgcactccagcctgggcaacaagagcaaaactccatctcaaaaaaaaaaaaaaaaaaaaaaaaaagactgctcaTCCTCAAAAGAGATCTTCAAAGCACTGTCACCCAAACAGCAGAACTTGGTCACATGGGGCCATTTCTGAAAATCTCGGCccatctctgtttctctgttaattttattttataaaaacatgctTCCATGTGAATTCTTTAAATGCAGAAAGACAACAGAAAATGAACTGAGCACGTGGGCAAGAAACCGCATCCCTCAGGCTTCTGCCACGCATGATGGTTCTGCGGGTTATGATCGCCAAGTCCTGTGTTTTCTACACTGAGCAGTGAGTAGCTACTCAGCTGCCACTGTCactgccccctccccagcccagccAGCTAAGGAGCTGGGTCTGGTCCCCACCAGCTTCTCCATGGCCAGTGAGCTAAGAATAGGTTTCACGTttttaaacagttaaaaaaaaaaaaatcttaagtttCTTGACATGGAACAATATATGTAATTGAGATTTCTGTGTCTAAAAGTTGTACTGGACACAGCCACACCTCTGTACTATTTATGGCAGAGACCATACAGCCCACAGAGCCAACAGTGTTTACTCCCTGGCTGTCTATAAAAACATCTGCCCACCGCTGAGACAGATGATCCTGTTCCTGCAGGACTGAAGAAGCCTCAGTTCAGATGCAGCTGGGGCTCCCAGGACAAGCACAGCCCGAGACACAGTTGCTTCATAAACTGTATTTCAGTACTTTTCCTCCCCCTTGTCCCTAGTTTATAATTTCTCAGTGGACAAATG encodes the following:
- the LOC129017540 gene encoding LOW QUALITY PROTEIN: TBC1 domain family member 3D (The sequence of the model RefSeq protein was modified relative to this genomic sequence to represent the inferred CDS: inserted 3 bases in 2 codons; deleted 1 base in 1 codon; substituted 2 bases at 2 genomic stop codons), whose amino-acid sequence is MLADRTLGMVDQLLDGERHPLQGGSPMRSCRTLSDPALXGGSDPMERGSQHSRRLKPQAALLRPLTPAQKGRSXPTIPVPTKSFGLTLQLWDVLILEGERILSAVARASFRIHRERLMKLSWSTIWEFQERLFQSWAREDNVVLRNLQNSMKELTRKHWDLPPPAELKXGSLRAPPGIGPLCEGYRLALPTPPAQLQGLMPSVPWDKSLVLPGLMELSPRLRPRPSSKRRLHQNPGQQAPLXGAQRLKMRPACRPVRSGLAHENACAGTLCHSSQQTWMLGVHGSLTAILNRATGPVTSTSYLGQLWNHRTGPAQQAHWDPDTRPCLGL